One genomic segment of Paraburkholderia hospita includes these proteins:
- the dkgB gene encoding 2,5-didehydrogluconate reductase DkgB, giving the protein MNHIPAFGLGTFRLQGQVVIDSVRNGLELGYRTIDTAQIYGNEAEVGEVIAASGVARDELFLTTKIWVDNYSRNKLVPSLKDSLTKLRTDQVDLTLIHWPAPDNGVPLEEFMSALADAKAQGLTRQIGISNFNIELTKQAIALVGKDNIATNQIELSPYLQNRKLVEFLGEQDIHVTSYMTLAYGKVLKDPVIGAIAKRHEATPAQVALAWALQLGYSVIPSSTKRENLASNLLAQQLPLSADDMAQIAALERNGREVSPAGLAPVWD; this is encoded by the coding sequence ATGAATCACATTCCGGCATTCGGTCTCGGCACGTTTCGGCTGCAAGGGCAGGTTGTCATCGATTCGGTGCGCAACGGCCTCGAACTGGGCTATCGCACCATCGACACCGCGCAGATCTACGGCAATGAAGCGGAAGTCGGCGAAGTGATCGCCGCATCGGGCGTCGCGCGCGACGAACTGTTTCTGACGACGAAGATCTGGGTCGACAACTACTCGCGCAACAAACTCGTTCCGAGCCTGAAAGACAGCCTGACGAAGCTGCGTACCGATCAGGTCGACCTGACGCTGATTCACTGGCCCGCGCCGGACAACGGCGTGCCGCTCGAAGAATTCATGAGCGCACTCGCGGATGCGAAGGCGCAAGGACTCACGCGCCAGATCGGTATTTCGAACTTCAACATCGAGCTGACGAAGCAGGCCATTGCGCTGGTCGGCAAAGACAACATTGCGACCAATCAGATCGAGCTGAGCCCGTATCTGCAGAACCGCAAGCTCGTCGAATTCCTCGGCGAACAAGACATTCATGTCACGTCGTACATGACGCTCGCCTACGGCAAGGTGCTGAAGGACCCCGTTATCGGCGCGATCGCCAAACGGCACGAAGCCACGCCGGCGCAAGTCGCGCTCGCCTGGGCGCTGCAACTGGGCTATTCGGTGATTCCGTCATCGACGAAGCGCGAGAACCTCGCCAGCAACCTGCTCGCGCAACAGCTCCCGCTGTCGGCCGACGACATGGCGCAGATCGCCGCGCTCGAACGCAATGGCCGCGAAGTCAGCCCCGCCGGTCTCGCGCCGGTCTGGGACTAA